One genomic region from Microaerobacter geothermalis encodes:
- the cysC gene encoding adenylyl-sulfate kinase, which yields MLTKSDNLVWHDSSVKKEDRHRLNGHRSGVIWFTGLSGSGKSTLANAVDRELYKHNIRSYVLDGDNIRHGLNRNLGFSPEDRQENIRRIGEVSKLFVDAGLFVLTAFISPYRNDREMVRRLLNNDEFIEVYVKCSIDECERRDPKGLYEKARKGEIKEFTGISAPYEEPINPEIIIETDKQSLEESVAQVMEYLKGLYDLKMLDK from the coding sequence ATGCTTACGAAATCAGATAATCTAGTATGGCATGATTCAAGCGTAAAAAAAGAAGACCGACATCGCTTGAACGGACACAGAAGTGGAGTGATCTGGTTTACAGGTTTATCTGGATCTGGGAAATCAACATTAGCCAATGCAGTAGATAGAGAACTCTATAAACATAACATTCGTTCTTATGTTTTGGATGGCGATAATATTCGTCATGGATTAAATCGTAACCTTGGTTTTAGTCCAGAAGATCGCCAAGAAAATATTCGTCGCATCGGTGAAGTCTCTAAATTATTTGTTGATGCCGGTTTATTTGTACTAACGGCATTCATTTCCCCGTATAGAAATGATCGAGAGATGGTACGAAGATTGCTGAATAATGATGAGTTTATTGAAGTTTATGTGAAATGCTCAATTGATGAATGTGAACGACGCGATCCCAAAGGGTTATATGAAAAGGCCAGAAAAGGTGAAATCAAGGAATTCACAGGGATTTCAGCTCCATATGAAGAACCTATAAATCCTGAAATCATTATTGAGACGGATAAACAATCGTTAGAAGAATCAGTGGCACAGGTGATGGAGTATTTAAAAGGCTTGTATGATCTGAAAATGTTGGATAAATAA
- the cysQ gene encoding 3'(2'),5'-bisphosphate nucleotidase CysQ, translating into MLNIDIQKVIEIAKEAGQEILKIYHTDFSVQKKEDDSPLTAADQASHQVISKELSALYPDIPILSEEGKDILYKERINWKRFWLVDPLDGTKEFINRNGEFTVNIALIENGYPVLGVIYVPEFDILYYGTQQDGALKINQNGDVEKLKVKQVESDSFTIVESRSHPSKELEEWMKEIKKKYGNIERVKRGSSLKFCAVAEGLADLYPRLGPTMEWDTAAGQAIVEAAGGCVVTLEGKRLSYNKESLKNGGFLVSKNSDVQAPNLSTIQSSN; encoded by the coding sequence ATGTTGAATATAGATATCCAAAAAGTGATTGAAATCGCGAAAGAGGCTGGTCAAGAAATATTAAAAATCTATCATACGGATTTTTCTGTTCAAAAGAAAGAAGATGATTCACCTTTAACGGCTGCTGATCAAGCATCTCACCAAGTCATTAGTAAAGAGTTAAGTGCTTTGTACCCTGATATCCCAATTTTATCCGAAGAAGGTAAAGATATCCTATACAAAGAGAGAATAAATTGGAAACGGTTTTGGCTCGTGGATCCCTTAGATGGAACAAAGGAATTTATTAACAGAAATGGAGAGTTTACTGTTAATATTGCTCTTATAGAAAATGGATATCCTGTGTTAGGGGTTATTTATGTGCCTGAGTTTGATATCTTGTATTACGGTACTCAGCAAGATGGCGCACTTAAAATTAATCAAAATGGAGATGTAGAAAAATTAAAAGTAAAACAAGTTGAAAGTGATTCATTTACTATAGTAGAAAGTCGCTCTCATCCTTCAAAGGAATTGGAAGAATGGATGAAAGAGATCAAGAAGAAATATGGTAACATAGAGAGAGTGAAGCGAGGAAGTTCATTGAAGTTTTGTGCAGTCGCTGAGGGATTAGCTGATCTTTATCCAAGATTAGGTCCTACCATGGAATGGGATACGGCAGCTGGGCAGGCCATCGTGGAAGCGGCAGGGGGATGTGTCGTTACACTAGAAGGAAAGCGATTGTCTTATAATAAAGAAAGCTTAAAGAATGGTGGGTTCTTGGTTTCGAAGAATTCAGATGTTCAGGCCCCAAATCTGTCTACGATTCAGAGCTCTAATTGA
- a CDS encoding ABC transporter permease produces MEAIMKKYTIYLKTFKKYSYLLTILVKKDVKKKYKGSYLGILWSLLNPLLNMIVITIVFSTLFGRTIENFPVYLLSGLLLFGFFSSSTTTAMKSVILSANLIKKVYIPKYIFTLSNIISNFIFFAISLIDLVLIMVVTRADITMNVIYAPIYLILLFLFSCGVSLILATITVFFRDLEYLYGVLITALMYASAIFYPEEIIPEKYQFILTLNPVYYFISGFRNVVYYGLPLELNNLLISSAIAVISMIVGILVFEKNQDKFILYI; encoded by the coding sequence ATGGAAGCTATAATGAAAAAATATACAATATATTTAAAGACATTTAAAAAGTACTCATATTTACTTACAATACTTGTAAAAAAAGACGTAAAGAAAAAATATAAAGGCTCCTATTTAGGAATACTATGGAGCTTATTAAATCCACTCCTTAATATGATTGTTATTACCATTGTTTTCTCTACGTTGTTCGGAAGGACCATTGAAAATTTTCCGGTATATTTATTAAGTGGATTATTATTGTTTGGATTTTTCTCTTCTAGTACGACTACCGCAATGAAATCAGTAATTCTTTCAGCTAATTTAATAAAGAAAGTGTATATACCTAAATATATTTTTACATTATCGAATATCATATCTAATTTTATCTTTTTTGCAATTTCACTTATTGATTTAGTTTTGATTATGGTGGTAACAAGAGCAGACATTACGATGAATGTCATTTATGCGCCCATATACCTTATACTATTATTCCTTTTTAGCTGCGGCGTGAGCCTTATCCTTGCCACAATCACCGTATTTTTTAGAGACTTAGAATATTTATATGGAGTTTTAATCACTGCATTAATGTATGCCTCTGCTATTTTTTATCCAGAAGAGATCATACCTGAGAAATACCAATTTATATTGACATTAAACCCAGTTTATTATTTTATTAGTGGATTTAGAAATGTCGTGTATTACGGGTTACCATTAGAACTAAATAATCTATTAATTTCTTCTGCTATAGCTGTTATTAGTATGATCGTCGGCATCTTAGTATTTGAAAAAAATCAAGATAAATTCATTCTATATATATAG